A window from Leptospira meyeri encodes these proteins:
- a CDS encoding STAS domain-containing protein, giving the protein MVIHEKSSKQVVIITIEGEVDLYNAKELKDILDDKMRKHQYEIVVNLEKVPFMDSSGIGTLVTAMYKLKKYHGNLKVCSVHGSVAKVFKLTGMESHLEVFDSEEKAVLSLVEERESTD; this is encoded by the coding sequence ATGGTCATCCACGAAAAGTCATCCAAACAAGTCGTTATCATTACCATTGAGGGTGAGGTTGATTTGTACAATGCAAAAGAATTGAAAGATATTCTGGATGATAAGATGCGCAAACACCAGTATGAAATTGTGGTGAACTTGGAAAAGGTTCCCTTTATGGATAGTTCGGGAATTGGAACTCTGGTCACTGCCATGTACAAACTCAAAAAATACCATGGAAATCTGAAGGTTTGTAGCGTACACGGTTCGGTGGCAAAAGTTTTTAAACTCACGGGGATGGAGAGCCATTTGGAAGTATTTGATTCGGAGGAAAAAGCGGTTCTTTCCTTGGTAGAGGAAAGGGAATCCACCGACTAA